One part of the Saprospiraceae bacterium genome encodes these proteins:
- a CDS encoding peptidylprolyl isomerase, whose amino-acid sequence MNHYILLCCLLSQSILFSQNKTIDKIIAKVGGEVILYSDWQEQVSFLKNKQNAFSEDNSCSILENILIQKFMVNRAKVDSIEIKDEEVEQQLNARIEQILAYFNNDYKKFEEYYGQTVSETRDRFKEDLKNQLLTERLQNKVIGEIRITPEETDAFFIRIPKDSVPYFNAEVELSEIVYKPRINETQKKLAKEKLEKIILRLKNGEDFSKIATIQSDDPGSAKNGGALGWMKRGSLVPEFEAVAYGLEKDSISGIVETEFGLHIIQLLERRGNSILSRHILAKPRIEDSDFKLAEKYLDSIRNKILKDTVSFEIAVRYYSDKKSESYNNGGQLINPKTGNASFETGDLDPDVFFAIDGIKVGEITKAFSTTEADGSKTYRIVKLLSKSAPHKANMKQDYAKIQLAAKEYKKNIKFQEWLGNNVPRAYIELDPSIKAICPGVGNWMN is encoded by the coding sequence ATGAATCATTACATCCTTTTATGTTGTCTATTGTCTCAATCTATTTTGTTCTCTCAAAATAAAACGATTGATAAAATTATTGCAAAAGTAGGCGGCGAAGTAATTTTATATTCTGACTGGCAGGAGCAAGTTAGTTTTTTAAAAAACAAACAAAATGCATTTTCAGAAGATAACTCTTGTTCTATTTTGGAAAATATCTTGATTCAAAAATTTATGGTGAATCGGGCGAAAGTAGATAGTATTGAAATAAAAGATGAAGAAGTAGAGCAACAATTAAATGCAAGGATTGAACAAATTTTAGCATACTTTAATAATGACTATAAAAAATTCGAAGAATATTATGGACAAACTGTTTCTGAAACCAGGGATCGTTTTAAAGAAGATTTGAAAAATCAATTGCTAACTGAACGGCTCCAAAACAAAGTTATTGGGGAAATCCGAATCACTCCAGAAGAAACAGATGCTTTTTTTATTAGAATACCAAAAGATAGTGTTCCTTATTTTAATGCTGAAGTGGAATTATCAGAAATCGTTTATAAGCCCAGAATCAATGAAACCCAAAAGAAACTTGCAAAAGAAAAATTAGAAAAAATTATTTTACGATTAAAAAATGGTGAGGATTTTTCTAAAATTGCAACGATTCAATCGGATGATCCGGGTTCTGCAAAAAATGGTGGCGCATTGGGTTGGATGAAACGAGGTTCCTTAGTCCCTGAATTTGAAGCGGTAGCTTATGGTTTAGAAAAGGATTCTATTTCAGGTATCGTAGAAACTGAATTTGGTTTACATATTATTCAGTTATTAGAGCGAAGAGGGAATTCTATTTTAAGCCGGCATATTTTGGCAAAACCAAGAATTGAAGATTCTGATTTTAAATTAGCAGAAAAATATTTAGACTCTATCAGAAATAAAATATTAAAAGATACTGTTTCATTTGAAATTGCCGTAAGATATTATTCAGATAAGAAATCTGAATCTTATAATAATGGAGGGCAACTTATAAATCCTAAAACGGGAAATGCAAGTTTTGAAACTGGAGATTTAGATCCAGATGTATTTTTTGCAATTGATGGCATTAAGGTAGGAGAAATCACGAAAGCATTTTCAACAACTGAAGCGGATGGAAGTAAAACTTATAGAATTGTAAAGCTATTATCTAAATCCGCACCCCATAAAGCAAATATGAAACAAGATTATGCCAAGATTCAATTAGCTGCAAAAGAATATAAGAAAAATATTAAATTTCAAGAATGGCTTGGAAATAATGTACCCCGGGCATACATTGAGCTGGATCCATCTATAAAGGCAATCTGTCCGGGAGTTGGAAATTGGATGAATTAA
- the htpG gene encoding molecular chaperone HtpG, which produces MRSGKISVKTENIFPIIKKFLYSEQEIFLRELISNAVDATTKLKVLSSKGEAKGELGELKIEISIHKENGTLSIKDRGIGMDEEEVKNYLNQVAFSSAEDFINKYKGEANIIGHFGLGFYSAFMVSDKVEVITKSYKENAVPVKWTCLGDTEFNIEEVIKEDRGTEIILYLTEDCKEYLEDARIEGLLDKFCKFLPVPIQFGTRKEKIKEGEVETEIEKENIINNPNPLWKKAPTDITDEEYKNFYNELYPYSEEPLFWIHLNIDYPFNLTGILYFPKIKQNIEIQKNKIHLYSNQVFVTDDVKEIVPEFLMLLHGVIDSPDIPLNVSRSYLQADAHVRKISGYITRKVAEKLHDLFKKDRADFEKKWSDISTFIKYGLISDEKFAEKTIPVVLFENTEKKFFTIDEYKEHIKQLQTDKNNRLTVLYTNDPKLHYRYIAAAKEQGYDVLLMNNVLDNHFIQQMEMKAELTFKRVDSDTLDKLIEKEEKTESVLSEADQKTVEEIFKSISINKGSNTLLKALSPNDPPVMIVKPEFMRRMSEMQYMMHAVKGEADDHPFLNHYESIINSNHPIVATKLLAEKDSEKRKDIADYLFKLAMLDQQMLQGEALHDFVKKSLESMH; this is translated from the coding sequence ATGCGTTCAGGTAAAATTTCAGTCAAAACGGAAAATATCTTTCCAATTATTAAAAAATTCTTGTATTCCGAACAAGAGATCTTTTTAAGAGAGCTCATTTCAAATGCTGTAGATGCAACTACTAAATTAAAAGTTTTATCGTCTAAGGGTGAGGCTAAAGGCGAATTAGGAGAATTAAAAATAGAAATTTCTATCCATAAAGAAAATGGAACGCTATCTATTAAAGATCGAGGAATTGGAATGGATGAAGAGGAAGTTAAAAATTACTTAAACCAGGTTGCATTTTCTTCTGCTGAAGATTTTATTAATAAATACAAAGGAGAAGCCAATATTATAGGTCATTTTGGATTAGGGTTTTACTCTGCTTTTATGGTTTCAGATAAGGTAGAAGTAATTACAAAATCCTATAAGGAAAATGCGGTTCCAGTAAAGTGGACCTGCTTAGGGGATACGGAATTTAATATTGAAGAGGTTATCAAAGAAGATCGTGGCACCGAGATTATTTTATATCTCACAGAAGATTGTAAAGAATATCTTGAAGATGCTAGAATTGAAGGTTTGCTTGATAAGTTTTGTAAGTTTTTACCAGTCCCTATTCAATTTGGAACCCGTAAAGAAAAAATTAAGGAAGGTGAGGTAGAAACAGAAATTGAAAAAGAGAATATCATCAATAATCCAAACCCACTTTGGAAAAAAGCACCAACGGATATCACGGATGAAGAGTATAAAAACTTCTATAATGAGTTATACCCCTATTCTGAAGAACCTTTATTCTGGATCCATTTAAATATAGATTATCCATTTAATTTAACGGGTATACTCTATTTTCCTAAAATCAAACAAAATATTGAAATTCAGAAAAACAAAATACATCTTTATTCCAATCAGGTATTTGTTACAGATGATGTAAAAGAAATTGTACCCGAATTTTTAATGTTACTACATGGTGTTATTGATTCTCCGGATATTCCATTAAATGTATCTCGTTCGTATTTGCAGGCTGATGCCCATGTGCGCAAGATTTCTGGTTATATTACCAGAAAAGTTGCTGAGAAGTTACACGATTTATTTAAAAAAGATCGAGCAGATTTTGAGAAAAAATGGTCGGATATCAGTACGTTTATTAAATATGGTTTAATTTCAGATGAAAAGTTTGCAGAAAAGACAATACCTGTAGTTCTTTTTGAAAATACAGAAAAGAAATTTTTTACAATTGATGAATATAAAGAACATATCAAACAATTGCAGACTGACAAAAATAATCGATTGACAGTATTATATACAAATGATCCTAAATTGCATTACCGCTATATTGCTGCTGCAAAAGAACAAGGATATGATGTATTACTTATGAATAATGTTCTGGATAATCATTTTATCCAACAAATGGAAATGAAAGCAGAACTGACTTTTAAACGGGTCGATTCAGATACTTTGGATAAATTAATAGAAAAAGAAGAAAAAACAGAATCTGTCTTGTCGGAAGCAGATCAAAAAACGGTGGAAGAAATCTTTAAATCCATTTCCATTAATAAAGGAAGTAATACCTTATTGAAAGCGCTATCACCCAACGATCCTCCTGTAATGATCGTGAAACCCGAATTTATGCGCCGAATGAGTGAAATGCAATATATGATGCATGCTGTTAAAGGAGAAGCTGATGATCATCCATTTTTAAATCATTACGAGAGTATAATTAATAGCAATCACCCGATTGTAGCAACTAAATTATTAGCTGAAAAGGATTCAGAAAAAAGAAAAGATATAGCAGATTATCTTTTTAAATTGGCCATGTTAGATCAACAAATGTTACAAGGCGAAGCACTTCATGATTTTGTAAAGAAGAGTTTGGAAAGTATGCATTAA
- the purD gene encoding phosphoribosylamine--glycine ligase — translation MKKNVLILGSGGREHALAYKIKQSNLIAQLFVMPGNPGTAALALNLPGNPSDAELVKTTIFNFDIDIVICGPEVPLADGLMDALSIASWDHKPILVGPTKAGAMLESSKAFSKEFMLKHSIPTAAFQAFTKDQEQEALEYMSLLKPPIVLKASGLAAGKGVIISPDHHQAELELLDLLHGKFGAASETIVIEEFLDGIEFSVFILTNGTQYALLPIAKDYKRIGIADSGLNTGGMGAVSPVSFVDEILLEKVRSQIIQKTLDGLKKDQIPYQGFIFFGLICVQGEPYLIEYNCRMGDPETEVVMPRLKTDLIELILAMQENRLDQVKIETDPRYAATIMLVSGGYPGVYEKGKTIQLPTEGYQNSILFHAGTKEQNSILTTDGGRVISITSFGNTKEEAVDTSLDLAAKIQFEGKYYRQDIGFDLS, via the coding sequence ATGAAAAAGAATGTTTTAATTTTAGGTTCCGGCGGGCGGGAACATGCCTTGGCATATAAAATCAAACAAAGCAATTTAATCGCTCAACTTTTTGTGATGCCGGGGAATCCGGGTACCGCAGCCTTGGCTTTAAATCTACCTGGCAATCCTTCAGATGCAGAACTAGTTAAAACTACTATTTTTAATTTTGATATTGATATTGTGATTTGCGGGCCAGAGGTTCCATTAGCAGATGGTTTAATGGATGCATTGTCTATAGCCTCCTGGGACCATAAACCTATTTTGGTAGGCCCTACAAAAGCCGGGGCAATGCTGGAAAGCAGTAAAGCGTTTTCAAAGGAATTTATGCTTAAGCATTCTATTCCAACTGCCGCTTTCCAAGCTTTTACCAAAGATCAGGAACAAGAAGCTTTGGAGTATATGAGCTTATTGAAACCACCTATTGTATTGAAAGCCTCTGGACTGGCCGCAGGTAAAGGGGTCATTATAAGTCCGGATCACCATCAAGCTGAACTTGAGTTATTAGATCTACTCCATGGTAAATTTGGAGCAGCCTCTGAAACGATCGTCATTGAAGAATTTTTAGATGGCATTGAATTTTCAGTATTTATCCTTACAAATGGAACACAATATGCTCTTTTACCAATAGCTAAAGATTATAAACGAATTGGAATTGCCGATTCCGGTTTAAATACAGGTGGAATGGGTGCCGTTTCGCCAGTTTCCTTTGTAGATGAAATCTTGTTAGAAAAAGTTCGTTCGCAAATCATTCAGAAAACACTTGACGGACTTAAAAAAGATCAAATCCCGTATCAAGGATTTATTTTCTTCGGACTAATCTGTGTGCAGGGAGAACCCTATTTAATAGAATACAATTGTAGAATGGGCGATCCGGAAACAGAAGTTGTAATGCCAAGACTAAAAACGGATCTTATCGAACTCATTCTAGCTATGCAAGAAAATAGATTGGATCAAGTTAAAATTGAAACCGATCCTCGATATGCTGCTACGATTATGTTGGTCAGTGGTGGTTATCCTGGAGTTTATGAAAAAGGTAAAACCATTCAATTACCCACTGAAGGATACCAAAATTCAATCCTTTTCCATGCAGGTACAAAAGAGCAAAATAGTATCCTTACCACAGATGGAGGTAGAGTAATTTCCATAACTTCCTTTGGAAATACAAAAGAAGAAGCCGTAGATACTAGTTTGGATTTAGCAGCTAAAATACAATTTGAAGGAAAATATTACCGTCAAGATATTGGATTTGATTTAAGCTAA
- a CDS encoding bifunctional UDP-N-acetylmuramoyl-tripeptide:D-alanyl-D-alanine ligase/alanine racemase: MIYSVRELAAILDVSEYNTLFEDVIIKHTEIDSRYVIKAEETIFFALKGNQLDGHEFVPDLIEKGVQVFVVSNDIKIKNACFLIVPDVLRALQKLASYHRSRFLIPVIGITGSNGKTIVKEWLNTILQEKYIICKNPKSFNSQLGVALSVLELNESHQLGIFEAGISKPGEMDLLREMIQPTIGIITNIGDAHQAGFSGMDEKTKEKLILFNGVQKLIYCKDYQSIEHHRKQHLNNRNWSQKLDADYNVVTLKKHKKGLHLKLKYKELISDFELNFQDEASLENILHCIVLALELQLTTSEIQAGINQLHNLTMRLEQKEGINGCILINDSYSLDFKSLQLALQFVDQQNQQLPRTLVLTDFAEQKGTLDLWPSVEYLLEKYKIQKLIGVGKEIKEIKSYLTKQITFLHFESTEKLIENFDSLYFKNELILIKGARKFKLEQFFQQLSLSKHDTILEIDLKAITHNVNIYKSYLKEDTKIMAVVKAAAYGSGQYEIARLLEHKNIDYFAVAYPDEGILLRQKGILTPILVMNTGTTDFNLLLDHRLEPEIFSLAQCQRLITELGKFTKFDIHLKLDSGMHRLGFLENEIEALCQFLISNRQLTVKSIFSHLSGSDQSEFDDFTKKQAALFKQMADKISQVLNYKPLFHILNSGGIARHPDLCFDMIRLGIGMYGIDNDPKLKTLLEKAHTLKTRVSQIKILPAGETVSYNRSGTISESTKVAVLAIGYADGLPRIAGLKAYKLWANRVQIPLIGVVCMDMCMADVSQLGQIEEGMEIEVFGKNAAIESLAKIADTIPYEILCGISTRVKRIFLQD, encoded by the coding sequence ATGATTTATAGCGTCCGAGAACTTGCTGCCATACTTGATGTTTCTGAATACAACACTTTATTTGAAGATGTCATTATAAAACACACTGAAATTGACAGTCGCTATGTCATCAAAGCAGAAGAGACCATTTTTTTTGCATTAAAAGGAAATCAGTTAGATGGTCATGAGTTTGTTCCAGACCTTATTGAAAAAGGAGTTCAGGTCTTTGTAGTATCAAATGATATTAAAATTAAAAATGCCTGTTTTTTAATAGTGCCGGATGTGCTCCGAGCCTTACAGAAACTAGCTAGTTATCACCGTTCCCGGTTTCTAATACCGGTCATTGGGATCACTGGTAGCAATGGTAAAACGATTGTAAAGGAATGGCTCAATACCATTTTACAAGAAAAATATATTATTTGCAAAAATCCAAAATCTTTTAATTCACAATTAGGTGTTGCCTTGTCTGTATTGGAGCTGAATGAAAGTCACCAATTGGGAATTTTTGAAGCAGGTATTTCTAAACCTGGTGAGATGGACCTGCTTCGTGAAATGATTCAACCAACCATAGGTATCATCACAAACATTGGAGATGCGCATCAAGCTGGTTTTTCTGGTATGGATGAAAAAACCAAGGAAAAATTAATTTTATTTAATGGCGTTCAAAAATTAATTTATTGTAAAGATTATCAAAGTATTGAACATCATCGAAAACAACATCTTAATAATCGAAACTGGTCACAAAAATTAGATGCAGATTATAATGTTGTTACATTAAAGAAACACAAAAAAGGACTTCATTTAAAATTAAAGTACAAAGAACTAATTTCTGATTTTGAATTAAACTTTCAAGATGAAGCTTCTCTTGAAAATATTTTACATTGTATTGTTCTTGCTTTAGAACTACAACTTACTACCTCTGAAATTCAAGCCGGTATCAATCAATTGCATAATCTGACCATGCGGCTCGAGCAAAAAGAAGGAATCAATGGATGTATTTTAATTAATGATAGTTATAGTCTCGATTTTAAATCTTTACAATTAGCCTTGCAGTTTGTAGATCAACAAAATCAGCAGCTTCCCAGGACACTGGTCCTTACAGATTTTGCTGAACAAAAAGGAACTTTAGATTTATGGCCCTCCGTTGAATATTTATTGGAAAAATATAAAATTCAAAAATTGATAGGCGTTGGGAAAGAAATAAAAGAAATAAAATCTTATTTGACCAAACAAATTACATTTCTTCATTTTGAATCTACAGAAAAACTAATTGAAAATTTTGATTCTCTTTATTTTAAAAATGAATTAATATTAATAAAAGGTGCAAGAAAATTTAAATTAGAACAATTTTTTCAACAGCTTAGTTTATCTAAGCATGATACGATTCTTGAAATAGATTTAAAAGCGATCACCCATAATGTAAATATATATAAGTCCTATTTAAAAGAAGATACAAAGATTATGGCGGTTGTAAAAGCCGCAGCTTATGGAAGTGGTCAATACGAAATTGCAAGATTGTTAGAACATAAAAACATAGATTATTTTGCAGTAGCATACCCGGATGAAGGGATTTTATTAAGACAAAAAGGAATTTTAACACCTATACTCGTAATGAATACGGGTACTACGGACTTTAATTTATTATTAGATCATCGATTAGAACCTGAAATTTTTTCATTGGCCCAGTGTCAGCGACTAATTACGGAATTAGGAAAATTTACCAAATTTGATATCCATCTGAAACTAGATTCAGGAATGCATCGTTTAGGTTTTTTAGAAAATGAAATTGAAGCACTTTGCCAATTCTTAATTTCAAATCGACAATTAACTGTAAAATCGATTTTTTCACATTTATCTGGCAGCGATCAAAGTGAATTTGATGACTTTACTAAAAAACAAGCGGCACTTTTTAAACAAATGGCAGATAAGATTTCACAAGTTTTAAATTATAAACCATTATTCCATATTTTAAATAGTGGTGGCATAGCCCGTCACCCTGATTTGTGTTTTGACATGATTCGGCTAGGGATTGGGATGTATGGAATTGATAATGATCCGAAACTAAAGACCCTCCTTGAAAAAGCCCATACTTTAAAAACACGGGTTTCTCAAATTAAGATCCTACCAGCTGGTGAAACGGTGAGCTATAATCGGAGTGGAACCATTTCAGAATCTACCAAAGTAGCTGTTTTAGCAATCGGTTATGCTGACGGTTTACCGCGAATAGCTGGATTGAAAGCATATAAACTTTGGGCAAACCGTGTCCAAATCCCATTAATCGGGGTTGTTTGTATGGACATGTGTATGGCTGATGTGAGCCAATTAGGTCAAATCGAAGAAGGCATGGAAATAGAGGTATTTGGAAAAAACGCTGCCATCGAAAGTTTAGCAAAAATTGCAGATACCATCCCATATGAAATATTATGCGGTATCTCAACCCGGGTAAAGCGGATCTTTCTTCAAGATTAA
- a CDS encoding DUF4918 family protein — MLFSESIFKYIEGFKINLPKLPSSVQFLLPYEADAVRLISDRFYNAFYSDINCRKLILGINPGRLGAGMTGVPFTDSKRLIENCNIETEIQCYEPSSEFIYQMITAYGGVEKFYKNYFISSVSPIGFVKDGKNFNYYDDPKIYLLLEPYIEFQIGRLKNLNLHFDEVYCLGEGQNYKWLKKLNGRHHWFGTIVPLAHPRYVMQYKRILIKSYIDLYIKALA; from the coding sequence ATGTTATTTTCAGAATCCATTTTTAAATATATAGAAGGGTTTAAAATAAATCTGCCTAAGTTACCTAGTTCCGTTCAGTTTTTATTGCCCTATGAAGCGGATGCTGTCCGCCTTATTTCTGATAGATTCTATAATGCATTTTATTCAGATATAAATTGCAGAAAGTTAATTCTAGGAATTAATCCTGGAAGATTAGGAGCAGGTATGACCGGGGTGCCATTTACAGATTCTAAAAGACTTATTGAAAACTGTAATATTGAAACTGAAATTCAATGTTATGAACCTTCCTCTGAATTTATTTATCAAATGATTACAGCGTATGGTGGTGTGGAGAAATTTTATAAGAATTATTTTATTAGTTCTGTTTCACCTATTGGTTTTGTAAAAGATGGAAAGAATTTTAATTATTATGATGATCCGAAAATTTATTTACTACTGGAGCCTTATATCGAATTTCAAATTGGCAGATTGAAAAATTTAAATTTGCATTTTGATGAAGTATATTGTTTGGGTGAAGGCCAAAATTATAAATGGCTAAAAAAATTAAATGGACGTCATCATTGGTTTGGTACCATTGTGCCATTGGCACATCCTAGGTATGTAATGCAATACAAGAGAATTTTAATTAAAAGTTATATAGATTTGTATATCAAAGCGTTAGCATAG
- a CDS encoding peptidylprolyl isomerase — MKSISFVIALLISIVGFSQGPDPVLFSVAGNAVHVSEFEYIYNKNNGKEADYTKKSLTDYLNLYTKFKLKVQAARDMKVDTIPALIKELEGYRQQLTTNYLNDKEVTDRLAREVYDRQKKDLLIDHILFSMSPNASGQDTVQPFTQASNAIRLLKNGMKWDDAAKMSNDLNSAQKGGKLGWFTAMFPEGFYELENAAYSLKTGEVYQTPIRTRLGYHVLRLEAERAAFRRMEAAHILIKKASRGHSDLIAQAKIDSIYKKIKEGQSFEELARVLSDDKTTASQGGNIGYFGINQFEPAFEDAAFKLAKDGDFSLPVESAIGWHIIKRLRKDEELPYERAKRKIQVDIQRDQRFNVAQSTLIEKIKMEAGYKENQVVLTRFINLIDTNFYTYKWRVPDSLKEEALFSLGNKDFGTLEFAEYVKTNTRQRLQGGDSKDVQATLKTMLKEYSSQKCLQFEEGKLEDKYPDFKALMREYREGILLFEATKNIVWDRASEDTSGLKVFYDKNKDKYRWDERAVIHSINIDTTNKKLADEIYKFAKKNAIDKVITKYDPDKKYISYQKFIAEKKSPDSYKGINFLKGSITDLTLDSGLTSYSFRKVESNLPAGIKSLDEARGYIIADYQDYLELVWVDELKAKYPIKINEDVFHKLIKG, encoded by the coding sequence ATGAAATCAATCAGCTTTGTAATTGCACTTTTAATTTCTATTGTTGGATTTAGCCAAGGGCCAGATCCAGTTTTGTTTTCCGTTGCTGGAAATGCAGTCCATGTTTCTGAATTTGAATATATCTACAATAAGAATAATGGTAAAGAAGCCGACTATACCAAAAAGTCGTTGACAGACTATTTGAATCTTTATACTAAATTCAAACTAAAGGTTCAGGCAGCCCGGGATATGAAAGTAGACACGATCCCGGCCCTTATAAAAGAACTGGAAGGTTACCGTCAACAATTAACAACAAATTACTTAAATGATAAAGAAGTTACCGACCGTCTTGCTCGGGAAGTTTACGATAGACAGAAGAAAGATTTATTAATTGATCATATTCTTTTTAGCATGAGTCCGAATGCTTCCGGACAAGATACAGTCCAACCATTCACACAAGCTTCAAATGCAATTCGACTTTTAAAAAATGGAATGAAATGGGACGATGCCGCTAAAATGTCAAATGATTTAAATTCTGCTCAAAAAGGTGGAAAATTAGGATGGTTTACTGCGATGTTCCCAGAAGGTTTTTATGAATTAGAAAATGCAGCGTATTCCCTAAAAACTGGTGAGGTTTATCAAACACCAATCCGTACCCGTTTAGGATATCATGTTTTAAGATTAGAAGCTGAAAGAGCAGCTTTTCGCAGAATGGAAGCAGCCCATATTTTAATTAAAAAAGCAAGTAGAGGTCATAGTGATTTAATAGCGCAAGCGAAAATAGACAGCATTTATAAAAAAATTAAAGAAGGTCAAAGCTTTGAAGAATTAGCAAGAGTGCTAAGTGATGATAAAACAACCGCTTCACAAGGTGGAAATATTGGCTACTTTGGAATCAACCAATTTGAACCAGCTTTTGAAGATGCTGCATTTAAATTGGCTAAAGATGGCGATTTTTCATTACCTGTTGAATCTGCAATAGGCTGGCATATTATTAAAAGATTGCGCAAAGATGAAGAATTGCCATATGAACGTGCGAAGCGAAAAATTCAAGTTGATATACAACGGGACCAACGTTTTAATGTAGCCCAAAGTACCTTGATCGAAAAAATAAAAATGGAAGCTGGTTATAAAGAAAATCAAGTAGTACTAACTCGATTTATAAACTTAATAGATACCAATTTCTACACTTATAAATGGAGAGTTCCAGATAGTTTGAAAGAGGAAGCTTTATTTAGTTTGGGAAATAAAGATTTCGGTACCTTAGAATTTGCAGAATATGTAAAAACCAACACACGTCAAAGACTTCAAGGTGGAGATTCGAAAGATGTGCAAGCTACTTTGAAAACCATGTTAAAAGAATACTCTTCTCAAAAATGTCTGCAGTTTGAAGAAGGAAAATTAGAAGATAAATATCCCGATTTTAAAGCATTAATGAGAGAATACCGGGAAGGCATTTTGCTGTTTGAAGCAACAAAAAATATAGTTTGGGATCGCGCATCTGAAGATACCAGTGGCTTAAAGGTATTTTATGATAAAAATAAAGATAAATACCGTTGGGATGAAAGAGCTGTTATTCATTCTATAAATATTGATACCACGAATAAAAAATTAGCTGACGAAATTTATAAATTCGCAAAAAAGAATGCAATTGATAAGGTGATTACAAAATATGATCCGGATAAAAAATATATTTCCTATCAGAAATTTATAGCTGAAAAGAAATCTCCAGATTCTTATAAAGGAATCAACTTTTTAAAAGGATCCATTACGGACTTAACCTTAGACTCAGGACTTACCAGCTATTCCTTTAGAAAAGTAGAATCAAATCTTCCTGCTGGAATTAAATCATTGGATGAAGCCAGAGGGTATATCATAGCAGATTATCAGGATTATCTTGAACTTGTATGGGTAGATGAATTGAAAGCAAAGTATCCGATTAAAATCAATGAGGATGTTTTCCATAAGCTTATCAAAGGGTAA